Proteins co-encoded in one Salvia splendens isolate huo1 chromosome 4, SspV2, whole genome shotgun sequence genomic window:
- the LOC121799872 gene encoding uncharacterized protein LOC121799872, with the protein MGNCLFGGMGDGVGGGEVIKVTTANGGVMEFHAPVTVESITDEFPGHAIFRSQDLFWKPLLHSDVLAAGESYHLLPLLESSGGKARVGHVRANSAPPQQVGSAQYRMSVDSRGLGKRTAEEAGAAAREFWKVKLVISTEQLLEILAEEGKTEELIESVRTVAKCGSGLGGFSDHWSLSSSKRSRNAASSNNDSSLLEF; encoded by the coding sequence ATGGGTAACTGCCTGTTCGGCGGTATGGGAGACGGCGTCGGTGGCGGCGAAGTCATCAAAGTGACCACCGCGAACGGGGGCGTGATGGAGTTCCACGCCCCTGTCACGGTGGAATCCATCACCGACGAGTTCCCAGGCCACGCCATATTTCGGAGCCAGGACCTCTTCTGGAAGCCGCTCCTCCACAGCGATGTCCTCGCCGCCGGGGAGTCGTACCACCTCCTACCGCTACTTGAGAGCAGCGGTGGGAAGGCGCGGGTGGGGCACGTGAGGGCCAACAGCGCACCTCCGCAGCAGGTGGGGTCGGCGCAGTACAGGATGTCGGTGGACAGCAGGGGGTTGGGGAAGAGGACGGCGGAGGAGGCAGGGGCAGCAGCGCGGGAGTTTTGGAAGGTGAAGCTAGTGATCAGCACGGAGCAGCTGCTGGAGATACTGGCGGAGGAAGGGAAGACAGAGGAGCTGATCGAAAGCGTTAGGACAGTCGCAAAGTGTGGGAGTGGGTTGGGAGGATTTTCCGACCATTGGAGCCTTTCCAGTAGCAAGAGGAGCAGGAATGCAGCTTCTTCCAATAACGATAGCAGCTTGTTAGAGTTTTGA